In Quercus robur chromosome 11, dhQueRobu3.1, whole genome shotgun sequence, the following proteins share a genomic window:
- the LOC126707152 gene encoding magnesium transporter MRS2-3-like isoform X1, translating into MFEVNRLFSQIIAIEEVQSDAKEYREMISGGDYYPSPHKSKSHIGQTNDFRPNQVRPLPTGPRRKSTGIQAWMLMNKKGEAQVVEAGKYAIMRRTGLLARDLRVLDPLLSYPSTIMGRETAIVINLEHIKAIITGLEVLLLNSRDPTVMPFIEELQNRIQRFHHATIAQKGDVDGLNFSKEFSKFEDQDESPKVEGKTDVKNQDGSKVLPFEFVALEACLETVCNCLESETITLEQEAYPTLDKLTSVLSTLNLERVRQIKSRLIEMSGRVQKVKDELEHLLDDDEDMAQMYLTEKLVYGSNMNEGDDMESNFDDRFSILSDDEGQNLENPHGNHASSTQSYMNKNLDVKELEMLLEPYFVQIDGTLNKLSTLREYVHNTEDFINIMLDDKQNKLLQMGVMLTTATLLLTAFIIAVGFLSINVRIALFNDIINGEKNWLWTAGGGSIGCIVLYLFAYSWYKYKRLI; encoded by the exons ATGTTCGAAGTTAACAGACTATTTTCTCAG ATTATAGCCATTGAAGAGGTACAGAGTGATGCAAAGGAATACAGAGAGATGATCTCTGGTGGTGATTATTATCCTTCTCCTCATAAATCCAAGTCCCACATCGGCCAAACTAATGATTTCAGACCAAATCAAGTCCGGCCACTACCAACTGGGCCTCGTAGGAAGAGTACAGGAATTCAGGCCTGGATGCTGATGAACAAAAAGGGCGAGGCCCAAGTTGTTGAGGCCGGGAAGTATGCGATCATGCGGCGAACGGGCCTTCTGGCCCGAGACCTTCGAGTCCTCGACCCACTTCTCTCATACCCATCAACCATTATGGGCCGTGAAACAGCCATTGTGATCAATTTGGAGCATATAAAGGCAATAATTACAGGACTCGAGGTTCTCTTATTGAATTCTAGGGACCCAACTGTGATGCCATTCATTGAGGAGCTCCAAAACCGGATTCAACGTTTTCACCATGCTACCATAGCTCAG AAGGGCGATGTTGATGGTTTGAATTTCTCCAAAGAATTTTCGAAGTTTGAAGATCAAGACGAGTCTCCTAAGGTGGAGGGAAAAACTGATGTAAAGAATCAAGATGGATCAAAGGTTCTTCCATTTGAGTTTGTTGCATTGGAGGCATGCCTTGAGACTGTTTGCAACTGCTTAGAGAGCGAA ACAATCACTTTGGAGCAAGAGGCTTATCCAACCTTAGATAAGTTGACCTCAGTGTTAAGTACTCTCAATTTGGAACGTGTCCGCCAAATTAAAAGCCGCTTGATTGAAATGTCTGGACGTGTTCAAAAG GTAAAGGATGAGTTAGAACACTTGctagatgatgatgaagatatgGCTCAAATGTATCTTACCGAAAAGTTGGTTTATGGTTCCAATATGAATGAGGGAGATGATATGGAATCAAATTTCGATGATAG GTTTTCTATTTTATCTGATGATGAAGGCCAAAACCTTGAGAACCCCCATGGGAACCATGCTAGCAGTACTCAAAGTTACATGAATAAGAACCTTGATGTAAAGGAGCTTGAAATGCTCTTAGAGCCATATTTTGTGCAAATTGATGGTACACTAAACAAACTATCAACG CTAAGGGAGTACGTACATAACACAGAGGACTTCATCAACATAATGTTGGATGACAAACAGAATAAACTACTGCAAATGGGGGTCATGTTAACAACAGCTACCCTTCTACTAACTGCCTTTATTATTGCAGTTGGGTTCTTAAGCATAAACGTTAGAATTGCTCTATTCAATGATATAATAAATGGAGAGAAAAATTGGTTATGGACTGCTGGGGGTGGCAGTATTGGGTGCATAGTCCTATATCTCTTTGCTTATAGCTGGTATAAATATAAGCGATTGATATAA
- the LOC126707152 gene encoding magnesium transporter MRS2-3-like isoform X2, translating to MFEVNRLFSQIIAIEEVQSDAKEYREMISGGDYYPSPHKSKSHIGQTNDFRPNQVRPLPTGPRRKSTGIQAWMLMNKKGEAQVVEAGKYAIMRRTGLLARDLRVLDPLLSYPSTIMGRETAIVINLEHIKAIITGLEVLLLNSRDPTVMPFIEELQNRIQRFHHATIAQKGDVDGLNFSKEFSKFEDQDESPKVEGKTDVKNQDGSKVLPFEFVALEACLETVCNCLESETITLEQEAYPTLDKLTSVLSTLNLERVRQIKSRLIEMSGRVQKVKDELEHLLDDDEDMAQMYLTEKLVYGSNMNEGDDMESNFDDRFSILSDDEGQNLENPHGNHASSTQSYMNKNLDVKELEMLLEPYFVQIDGTLNKLSTGVRT from the exons ATGTTCGAAGTTAACAGACTATTTTCTCAG ATTATAGCCATTGAAGAGGTACAGAGTGATGCAAAGGAATACAGAGAGATGATCTCTGGTGGTGATTATTATCCTTCTCCTCATAAATCCAAGTCCCACATCGGCCAAACTAATGATTTCAGACCAAATCAAGTCCGGCCACTACCAACTGGGCCTCGTAGGAAGAGTACAGGAATTCAGGCCTGGATGCTGATGAACAAAAAGGGCGAGGCCCAAGTTGTTGAGGCCGGGAAGTATGCGATCATGCGGCGAACGGGCCTTCTGGCCCGAGACCTTCGAGTCCTCGACCCACTTCTCTCATACCCATCAACCATTATGGGCCGTGAAACAGCCATTGTGATCAATTTGGAGCATATAAAGGCAATAATTACAGGACTCGAGGTTCTCTTATTGAATTCTAGGGACCCAACTGTGATGCCATTCATTGAGGAGCTCCAAAACCGGATTCAACGTTTTCACCATGCTACCATAGCTCAG AAGGGCGATGTTGATGGTTTGAATTTCTCCAAAGAATTTTCGAAGTTTGAAGATCAAGACGAGTCTCCTAAGGTGGAGGGAAAAACTGATGTAAAGAATCAAGATGGATCAAAGGTTCTTCCATTTGAGTTTGTTGCATTGGAGGCATGCCTTGAGACTGTTTGCAACTGCTTAGAGAGCGAA ACAATCACTTTGGAGCAAGAGGCTTATCCAACCTTAGATAAGTTGACCTCAGTGTTAAGTACTCTCAATTTGGAACGTGTCCGCCAAATTAAAAGCCGCTTGATTGAAATGTCTGGACGTGTTCAAAAG GTAAAGGATGAGTTAGAACACTTGctagatgatgatgaagatatgGCTCAAATGTATCTTACCGAAAAGTTGGTTTATGGTTCCAATATGAATGAGGGAGATGATATGGAATCAAATTTCGATGATAG GTTTTCTATTTTATCTGATGATGAAGGCCAAAACCTTGAGAACCCCCATGGGAACCATGCTAGCAGTACTCAAAGTTACATGAATAAGAACCTTGATGTAAAGGAGCTTGAAATGCTCTTAGAGCCATATTTTGTGCAAATTGATGGTACACTAAACAAACTATCAACG GGAGTACGTACATAA
- the LOC126707154 gene encoding magnesium transporter MRS2-3-like, with amino-acid sequence MGGSIPAHKSELALTQSPHLVRATASGPKKKGTVRAWLVLNTTGQAQVLEAGKSEIMSRTGLPGRDLRSLDPVLSYASSILGRERAIVINLENIKAIVTHNEVLLLNSRDPSVTPFIEELQKRLHFHYHSCHTQEADDEVSNKNNVHELEDLKSRIGSSQRFSKRFSKFMDQDESIKMEDEVESKDGSEVLPFEFVALEACLEATCSRLDSEARTLEKEAHPALDKLTSSISTLNLERVRQIKSRLVAITGRVQKVRDELEHLLNDDGDMAEMYLTEKFQQSLENSSTSSINESDDTDDEEFQSAIDDRVAAEISSEVSESANDTHSAMVKNFDVKELEMLLEPYFVQIDGTLNTVSTLREYVDDTEDYLNIMLDDKQNHLLQMGVLLSTATVVVNSFIVVAGILGMNIRFNLFNDVPPGNTRFLWTCGGGTFSCIVLYIFAIAWYKQKRLLER; translated from the exons ATGGGTGGCTCTATTCCTGCTCACAAGTCTGAGTTAGCTCTGACCCAAAGTCCACATCTGGTCCGAGCCACAGCGAGcgggcctaaaaagaagggAACAGTTCGAGCCTGGTTGGTGCTGAACACAACAGGCCAGGCCCAGGTGTTAGAGGCCGGAAAGTCTGAGATCATGAGCCGCACGGGCTTGCCAGGCAGGGACCTTCGGAGCCTGGACCCAGTCCTGTCATACGCATCAAGCATTTTGGGGCGTGAGAGGGCCATAGTGATCAATCTTGAGAATATTAAAGCCATTGTTACGCACAACGAGGTTCTTTTGCTGAACTCAAGGGACCCATCTGTCACACCCTTTATTGAAGAGCTTCAGAAACGGCTTCACTTTCATTACCATTCCTGTCATACCCAG GAGGccgatgatgaagtttctaACAAGAATAATGTACATGAATTGGAAGATTTGAAATCAAGGATTGGTAGTTCTCAAAGGTTCTCCAAAAGATTTTCAAAGTTCATGGATCAAGATGAGTCAATTAAGATGGAGGATGAAGTTGAGAGTAAAGATGGATCAGAGGTTCTTCCATTTGAGTTTGTTGCATTGGAAGCATGCCTTGAGGCTACTTGTAGTCGCTTAGATAGTGAA GCCAGGACATTGGAGAAAGAGGCTCATCCAGCCTTAGATAAACTGACTTCAAGTATTAGTACGCTCAACTTGGAACGTGTTCGTCAAATCAAAAGCCGCTTGGTTGCAATAACTGGACGTGTTCAAAAG GTAAGGGATGAATTAGAACACTTACTAAATGATGATGGAGATATGGCTGAGATGTATCTAACTGAAAAGTTTCAACAAAGCCTAGAAAATTCTTCTACTTCCTCTATAAATGAGAGCGATGACACGGATGATGAAGAATTTCAATCAGCCATTGATGATAG GGTGGCAGCTGAAATCTCATCTGAAGTTAGTGAGTCTGCTAACGATACTCACAGTGCTATGGTCAAGAACTTTGATGTTAAGGAGCTTGAAATGCTCTTGGAGCCGTACTTCGTGCAAATTGATGGTACATTAAACACAGTATCCACG CTGAGGGAGTATGTAGACGACACAGAGGACTACCTCAACATAATGCTTGATGACAAACAGAACCATCTCCTGCAAATGGGGGTTCTATTATCAACAGCAACCGTTGTGGTGAATTCCTTTATTGTTGTGGCTGGAATTTTAGGTATGAACATCAGATTCAATCTATTCAATGACGTACCACCTGGGAATACAAGATTTCTATGGACTTGTGGAGGCGGCACGTTTTCTTGCATAGTCTTGTATATCTTTGCTATTGCCTGGTATAAACAAAAGCGATTGCTAGaaagatga